CAAGGCCGCGTGGTGGCTTCCGAAGCCTCTGGACAAGGTCCTGCCGAACGTCGACGTCGAGGGCGAACGTCTGCAGCAGCGGCTGGCCGAGTCCGATGAACGGGAGGACCGGAAGGAGACGGTCGGCAGTCGTTCCTGACGACGGCCGACGCCCGAGGTCGCCATCGGGGGCGTGACCTCGGCCGCACCGCGGCCTATCGGGGCCGAGACGACCGCGGTGCTCCCATCGGGCCGGTCCGGCGAACCCCACGAGGGTGCCGGGCCGGCCCGTGCCATATGGGCTCGGCGACGGTGGTTCAGTCCCCCGTCCCGACCCGTTCGAGCAACGCGACGCACTCCACGTGGTGGGTCATCGGGAACGCGTCGAACGCCCGCAGCCGAGCCAGTCGATACCCGCGACCGGCGAACGTCGCGACGTCACGCGCGAGCGCCGCCGGATCGCAGGCCACGTACACGACGCGTTCGGGCCCCGCGGCGGCGATCCGCTCCACCACCTGCCGGCCCGCTCCCTTGCGCGGCGGGTCCAGCACCACGACCTCCGGGGAGTCACGACGGTCGCGAAGCACGTGCTCCACCTGCCCGCACCGCCACGAGACCTGCCGCAGGTCCGCGAGATTGGCCTTGCCGTCGGACACCGCGCGCCGCCCCGACTCCACCGCGAGCACCCGGCCACTCGGGCCGACCTGTTCGGCGAGCACGGCCGCGAAGAGCCCCACCCCGGCGTAGAGGTCCCAGGCCCGCGCCCCCGGCGAGGCTTGCGCCCACTCCCCCACGACCCGCGCGAAGGTGTCGGCCGCCTCGGGATGCACCTGCCAGAAGCCGTGCGCGGCGAGCCGCCAGTCCCGGCCCGCGGCACGCTGCACCGCGACCCCACCGCGACGTCGCTCCGGACGCTTGCCGCGTCCGGGCAGGCGGCGCACGTGGACCTCGCCGTCGGCGTCCTCGGTGGCCTCGATCTCGTCACCGGCCGGCCAGCGTTCCGGCAGCACGGCGTCCACCGCGCCGCGCACCGTGATCGGGCAGTCGGCCAGCGGCACCACCCGGTGGCTGCGGTGGGCCCGCAGCCCCGCGCGCCCCTCGGCGTCCGCCACGAACCGCACCCGCGTCCGCCACCGCAACAACCCGCCCGGCAGCTCCTCGACCGTCACCGGCAGGTCCAGACCGGCGAGCCTGCTCAACTGCTCCTCGACGACACGGGCCTTGAGCTCGCGTTGCGCCCGCCCGGTCGCGTGCTGCCAGTCACAACCACCACACAACCCCGGACCGGCCACGGGGCACGGTGGCTCGACCCGGTCGGGCGACGGCGTGAGCACCCGCACCGCGTCCGCCCGACAGAACGACTTCCCCGTGTCCTCGGTCACCTCGGCGAGCACCCGCTCGCCCGGCAACGCGTGCCGGACGAACACCACCCGGCCGTCCACACGCGCCACACAGTGACCACCGTGCGCCACCGCTCCGACGGTCAACTCAAGCGTGCGGCCCGTCCAATCCAGACTCACGAACGCGTCTTCCTCTCTCCCGCTCCGGACGCGGTGTCGGGCTCGCCCGCGTGGAAACCACGCCGCACGTCCCCGGCCACCGGACGACGACGTCGACGAGCGAGGCGCGTGGAGGCACGCCGGGAGGACTCCAACTGCCACGGCACACTCGTCACCATCACGCCGGGCTGGAACAGCAGCCGCGTCTTCAGGCGCAACGCGCTCTGGTTGTGCAGCAACTGCTCCCACCACCGCCCCACGACGTACTCCGGAATGAACACGGTGACGACGTTACGCGGCTGGCCACCCCGCACCCTGCGGACGTAGTCGAGGACCGGCTTGGTGACCTCCCGATACGGAGACTCCACGACCTTCAACGGAATCGACATGCGGCGCTTTTCCCACGCCCGCAGCAACGCGCGCGTCTCCTCCTCGTCCACGTTGACCGTGACGGCCTCCAACACGTCCGGCCGGGTCGCCTTGGCGTAGGCCAACGCGCGCAACGCCGGCTTGTGCAGTTGCGACACCAACACGATCGCGTGATTGCGAGCGGGCAGGGTCACCTGTTCGTCGGTTTCCGCGATCTCGGTGGCCACGGCGTCGTAGTGCCTGCGGATGGCCCGCATGAGGACGTAGAAGACGGCCATCGCCGCGAGCGAGATCCACGCGCCCGCCACGAACTTGGTGGCCAGGATGATGAGCAGCACGCTCGCCGTGGTCACCAGTCCCACGGCGTTAACCACCTGGGCCCGGCGCATTCGCGCCCGCGCCGCGGGGTCGCTCTCGGCCCGCAGCTCCCGCCGCCAGTGCCGGATCATGCCGCTCTGGCTCACCACGAACGCCAGGAAGACACCCACGATGTAGAGGTGGATCAACATCGTCACCTGGGCGTCGAACGTGATCACCAGCACGATGGCGAACCCGGCTAGCACCAGGATGCCGTTGCTGAACGCCAGCCGGTCGCCTCGGGTGTGCAACTGCCGGGGCAGGAACCGGTCCTGCGCCAGGATCGCCCCGAGCACGGGAAAACCGTTGAACGCCGTGTTCGCCGCGAACACGAGCACCAGCCCGGTGAAGAAGATCACGTACCAGGTGCCGGGCTCGAAGTCGTCGAACACGGCCCCGGCGACCTGCGCCACCAAGGTCTTCTGCTCGTAGTCCCCCGGCACGCCGACGAGCTGCCGCTGGGGGTCCTCGGCCATCACGACACCACTGACGTCGGCGAGGAACAACAGGCCGAGGAACATCGGGATCGACAGCAACCCCATCAGCAACAGTGTCGTGGCGGCGTTGCGCCCCTGGGGTCTGCGGAACGCGGGAACCCCGTTGGCGATGGCCTCCACACCGGTGAGCGCGGCGCTTCCGGACGAGAACGCACGCAACACCAGGGCCGCGAACCCCAGTCCGGCGAGCTGGTCGGGGTCCCCCACGAGTTCGAACCCGGCGCTCTCGGCCCGCAGCTCGTCACCGAACACGAACGTCCGGACCGCGCCCCACGCGATCATGCCGAGGATGCCCACGACGAACGCGTAGACCGGGATCGCGAACACCGTGCCCGACTCCCGGACCCCCCGCAGGTTCGTCGCGGCCAACACCACGATCGCGCCGACCGCGAACTCCACCCGGTGCTCGGCCACGAACGGCACCGCCGACCCGATCGTGGCGGCCGCCGAGGAAATCGACACCGCCACCGTGAGCACGTAGTCCACCAGCAGCGCCGCCGCGACGGCGAGACCGACCCGTCTGCCGTGGTTGGTGGTCGCGATCGCGTAGGCGCCCCCACCGGACGTGTAGACACGCACGTTCTGGCGATAGGCCGCGATCACCACCACCATGACCAGCGCCACGGCCACACCGATCCACGAGCTGTAGACGTAGGCGGAGGCACCGGCGACCGACAGCATCAGCAGGATCTCCTCGGGCGCGTACGCGACCGAGGACATCGGGTCGGAGGAGAACACCGGCAACGCGATCCGCTTGGGCAACAACGTGAGGGGCAGACGATCACTTCGGAAAGGCCGGCCCAGCAGGATGCGCTTCGTCGCCGTGGCGAACTTGGACACGGCAGGAGCGTAAACCCCACCGGCCCCCACCGTGCGACGACCGCCGGCGGTCCTCACCCACGTGGTCGGCCCGGCGGCGGAGCGGGTCCCACCGCCGGGATGCGCGGAGTAGGTTGGGCGTGGGCGTCGGGCGCAACGCCGGCCGGCGAGGAGGAGAGCAGCGTGCACGTGGTGATCATGGGGTGCGGCCGGGTCGGCGCATCCCTCGCGATGGCCCTCGAACGACTGGGGCACGACGTCGCGGTCATCGACAAACAGCGGGACTCGTTCCGCAGGCTCGGCACCCATTTCCACGGCCAGCAGGTGCTGGGCATGGGATTCGACCGGGACGTCCTCATCGAGGCCGGCATCGAGAAGGCGGGCGCGTTCGCCGCGGTCTCCAGCGGCGACAACTCCAACATCATCTCCGCCAGGGTCGCGCGGGAGACCTTCGGCGTCGAACACGTCGTCGCCCGGATCTACGACTCCAAGCGCGCCGCCGTGTACGAACGACTGGGCATCCCGACCATCGCCACCGTCCCGTGGACCACCGACCGGTTCCTGCGCACGCTCCTGCCGGAGGGCACCGCCACCTCCTGGCGCGACCCGACCGGCACGGTCGCGCTGTTGCGCCTGCCGCTGCACGAGGACTGGATCGGCCACAGCGTCCGCCGGCTGGAGACCGAGGCGAACTGCCGGGTGGCCTTCATCATGCGCTTCGGCACGGGCATCCTTCCCGACTCCAGGACCGTGATCCAGGCCGACGACCTCGTCTACGTCTCGGCCCTGTCCGGCACCGTCACCGACGTCACGAGCGTGGCCGCCCGGCCGCCGCAGGAGGAGAACTGATGCGGATCGCGATCGCGGGTGCGGGCGCGGTGGGTCGCTCCATCGCCTCGGAACTCATCGAGGCGGGCCACACCGTCATGCTCATCGAACGCCAACCCCAGCAGTTCGTGCCGGAGACCGTCGAAGGAGCCGACTGGGTCCTCGGCGACGCCTGCGAGGTCTCCACGCTGGAGGACTCGGGGTTGCAGCTGTGCGACGTGGTCATCGCCGCGACCGGGGACGACAAGGTGAACCTGGTGTTGTCCCTGCTCGCCAAGACGGAGTTCGCCGTCCGCCGAGTGGTGGCCAGGGTCAACAACCCCGCCAACGAGTGGCTGTTCAACGAAAGCTGGGGCGTGGACGTCGCGGTCTCCACCCCGCGCATCTTGGCCGCGATGGTGGAGGAAGCGGTCAGCGTCGGCGACCTCGTGCGGCTGATGACGTTCCGGCAGGGCCGGGCCAACCTCGTGGAGATGACCTTGCCCCCCGACACCCCGCTGGCGGGCAAGGCGGTGCGGGAACTCACCCTGCCGCGCGACGCCGCGCTGGTCACCATCCTCCGCGGTGAACGGGTCATCGTTCCGCAGCCCGACGACCCCCTGGAACCCGGTGACGAGCTGTTGTTCGTCTCCGCGTCCGGCGCCGAACCCGAGATCCGCCACGCCTTGGGCGTCGACGGAGGTGACGCCGAGACGACACCGTGACGAGGAGGCCCGGTCAGGCGCCGGTGGGCGGCTGACCGTACTTGACCCGCAACCGGGCCTCGATCTCCTCGTCGGTCTCGACGGGGTCGGCCGCCGCCAGCTCGGCGAGTCTGCGGTCGGAGCGCCGCACGGCCCACACCACGACCAAAAGCGCGAGCCCGTACAGCGGATACCCCATCGCGATCTTCGCGAAGGCCAGCCACCCGGTGAGATCCTCGTCGTACAACCACCGCTGCACCACGAACCGCGCGGCGAACACCGCGGCCAGGGCCAACGTGGCGATGTCGTAGCCGAGGCGGGACTTCTTGTCCTTCCTCCAGGCCATTCCACTGCCGTTGAGGAGGTTCCACACCACGCCCGCCAACGGCCAGCGGATCACGACGGACCCGGCGAGAACCACGAAGTACACCAGGCTCGTCCAAATGCCGAAGAGGAAGAACCCCTTGGCCGAGCCCGTCCGGTACGCCAGGTACGCGGCCACCCCGACCCCGATCAGACCCGAGATCGCGGGTTGCACCGGCTCTTTGCGCACCAACCGCACCACGGCGATCGCCACGGCGCTCCCGACCGCGCTCCAGATGGCGACGGTGAGCCCGAACACCGCGTTGGCCAGCACGAACACCACGACCGGCAACGACGAGTACACCAGCCCCGAGACCCCGCCCATCTGTTCGAGCAGGGTCGGCTGGGTTTCGCGCGACTCCGCCTCCGCCGCCTCCCCGGTCCGGCGCTCGTCCTCCTCGGACGCGTTGGCACGGTCGGTGTCGCCGGCGGGGTGGGATCGCTCGGAATGCTCAGTCACGCGCGAATACTCTCATCTAGTGGGCTGCAACAGTTCGTAATACGGGTTGTACAGCACCTTGCGACCGTCGCGCTCGGCGAGCCTGCCCCGCACCTTGATCGTCCGGCCGGGCTCGATCCCCGGGATGCGGCGTCGTCCCAGCCACACCAGCGTCACGTCGTCGGTGCCGTCGAACAACTCCGCCTCCAGCGTGGCCGCGGCACTGCCGGGGCACAAGTCCACGCTGCGCAGCCTCCCCAGTACGGTCACTTCCTCCCCGGAGCGACAGTCACACGCTCTGCGGGCTCCCCCGGCCTCGGAGCGTTCGGAGAGATCGTCGGCGTCCAGTTCGTCGATGTCCCTGGTCAGCTTACGAACCAACCGGCTGAAATAGCCGCCGTCCTTGGCGGGCATGGCGCCTGCTCCCGTGTCATCCTCACAAGCCCGGATTCCGGGTCTCACCATCAGCGTAACCCTGTCGGGGGTAGCGAATCGAACTTGCGCCAGGATCGCAACGTGACCTCGGCTATGCCCACCCGAACCGCCGTACTCCTTCCCGGAACCGGGTCGGACGAGACCTTCGTCCACGCGGTCTTCACCCGTCCGCTCGCCGCTCTCGGCATCGCGGTGACGGCTCCCCCGCCGCCACCGGGTGAGGCCGTCGTCTCCGGCTACCTCGCCCTGCTCGACCGGATCGCCGACGCGACGAACGGCCCCCTGCTCGTGGGAGGCGTGTCCCTGGGCGCCCACCTGGCCACCGCGTGGGCGCTGCGCAACGCCCATCGCTGCGCCGGCGTACTCGCGGCTCTGCCCGCCTGGCACGGTCCGGGCGAGACCGCGCCCGCGGCCGTCGCCGCCACCGCCTCCGCCGAGCTGATCGAACGCCACGGCCTGGAGACCGCGCTCTCACTGACCACCCGCGACGTCGCCCCGTGGCTCGCCGAGGAACTGACCCGCGCGTGGCGGCGACACGGACCCGGCCTGGCGGCGAGCCTGCGAGCCGCCGCCGGGCATCCCGCCCCGGAGCTGTCCGCGCTCCGCACGCTCGACGTCCCAGTGGGGATCGCCACGTGCGTGGACGACCCGGTGCATCCGTCCGAGGTCGCCGGAGCATGGGCCGGCGCGCTGCCCCACTCGGCAGTGGTCGAGACCACACTCGCCGCGCTCGGCGCCGACCGGGAAAGCCTCGGACGCGCCGCGACACTGGCGTGGCTGCGAGCGTGGTCTCGGCGGTGGAGCCGCTCTACTCGGTCACCGCGACGAAACCGCCCAACCCGACCATGCTGAGCCCGGCGGCCACCCGCTGACGCACCCGCCACCGCGGGTTGCGCGAGAACCAGCTCGACAACCCGCCCGCGAACACCGCGACGGCGAGGTCCACGAGAGCGGCCAGGAACACCGCGATGAGGCCGAGCACCGTGAACACGAGCGGCGCCGGAGTGGTCTCGGGATGCACGAAGTGCGGCAGCAACGCCATGAAGTACAGCGCGGTCTTCGGGTTGAGCAGCTCGGCGATCATGCCCTGGAGCAGCGGCGACCTCGCCCAGCGTCGGGCGACGCCACCCGAGTCGGCCTCCCCGTCGTCGTGGCGCCGCACGATCGCCTGCACCCCGAGGTACACCAGGTAGGCCGCGCCGGCGATCTTGACGACCGTGAAGGCGACGGTGGAGGCCGCCAACAGGGCCGAGAGCCCCAGTGCCGCCGCCAGGACGTGCACCGAGGCACCGAAGGCGTTGCCGAGCACCGAGCGCACCCCCTCGGCACGCCCGCCCCGCAGACTGCGGGCGAGCACGTAGAGCACGCCGGGGCCGGGGCTCAACGCGAACAGCGCCGCGGTCCCGAGGAAGACGATCCACTCCGCCGCCGTGGGCATCCGACCCTCCTCTACCGTTGCGGCTGCGTCTGCCGGGGTTGTTGGGCCGCCGCCTGCCTTCCCTTGATGTGGGAGGCGATCGCCTCGGGCAGGGTGATCTGCAGCGGCGTGCGCACCGGCATCGGCGCCCGACCCCGGTCGACGATCGTGCCGCGCATGATCGACCGCAGCACGTC
The window above is part of the Saccharomonospora glauca K62 genome. Proteins encoded here:
- a CDS encoding potassium channel family protein; protein product: MRIAIAGAGAVGRSIASELIEAGHTVMLIERQPQQFVPETVEGADWVLGDACEVSTLEDSGLQLCDVVIAATGDDKVNLVLSLLAKTEFAVRRVVARVNNPANEWLFNESWGVDVAVSTPRILAAMVEEAVSVGDLVRLMTFRQGRANLVEMTLPPDTPLAGKAVRELTLPRDAALVTILRGERVIVPQPDDPLEPGDELLFVSASGAEPEIRHALGVDGGDAETTP
- a CDS encoding APC family permease; this encodes MSKFATATKRILLGRPFRSDRLPLTLLPKRIALPVFSSDPMSSVAYAPEEILLMLSVAGASAYVYSSWIGVAVALVMVVVIAAYRQNVRVYTSGGGAYAIATTNHGRRVGLAVAAALLVDYVLTVAVSISSAAATIGSAVPFVAEHRVEFAVGAIVVLAATNLRGVRESGTVFAIPVYAFVVGILGMIAWGAVRTFVFGDELRAESAGFELVGDPDQLAGLGFAALVLRAFSSGSAALTGVEAIANGVPAFRRPQGRNAATTLLLMGLLSIPMFLGLLFLADVSGVVMAEDPQRQLVGVPGDYEQKTLVAQVAGAVFDDFEPGTWYVIFFTGLVLVFAANTAFNGFPVLGAILAQDRFLPRQLHTRGDRLAFSNGILVLAGFAIVLVITFDAQVTMLIHLYIVGVFLAFVVSQSGMIRHWRRELRAESDPAARARMRRAQVVNAVGLVTTASVLLIILATKFVAGAWISLAAMAVFYVLMRAIRRHYDAVATEIAETDEQVTLPARNHAIVLVSQLHKPALRALAYAKATRPDVLEAVTVNVDEEETRALLRAWEKRRMSIPLKVVESPYREVTKPVLDYVRRVRGGQPRNVVTVFIPEYVVGRWWEQLLHNQSALRLKTRLLFQPGVMVTSVPWQLESSRRASTRLARRRRRPVAGDVRRGFHAGEPDTASGAGERKTRS
- a CDS encoding OB-fold nucleic acid binding domain-containing protein, whose protein sequence is MPAKDGGYFSRLVRKLTRDIDELDADDLSERSEAGGARRACDCRSGEEVTVLGRLRSVDLCPGSAAATLEAELFDGTDDVTLVWLGRRRIPGIEPGRTIKVRGRLAERDGRKVLYNPYYELLQPTR
- a CDS encoding LysE family translocator; this translates as MPTAAEWIVFLGTAALFALSPGPGVLYVLARSLRGGRAEGVRSVLGNAFGASVHVLAAALGLSALLAASTVAFTVVKIAGAAYLVYLGVQAIVRRHDDGEADSGGVARRWARSPLLQGMIAELLNPKTALYFMALLPHFVHPETTPAPLVFTVLGLIAVFLAALVDLAVAVFAGGLSSWFSRNPRWRVRQRVAAGLSMVGLGGFVAVTE
- a CDS encoding potassium channel family protein encodes the protein MHVVIMGCGRVGASLAMALERLGHDVAVIDKQRDSFRRLGTHFHGQQVLGMGFDRDVLIEAGIEKAGAFAAVSSGDNSNIISARVARETFGVEHVVARIYDSKRAAVYERLGIPTIATVPWTTDRFLRTLLPEGTATSWRDPTGTVALLRLPLHEDWIGHSVRRLETEANCRVAFIMRFGTGILPDSRTVIQADDLVYVSALSGTVTDVTSVAARPPQEEN
- a CDS encoding DUF3159 domain-containing protein, translated to MTEHSERSHPAGDTDRANASEEDERRTGEAAEAESRETQPTLLEQMGGVSGLVYSSLPVVVFVLANAVFGLTVAIWSAVGSAVAIAVVRLVRKEPVQPAISGLIGVGVAAYLAYRTGSAKGFFLFGIWTSLVYFVVLAGSVVIRWPLAGVVWNLLNGSGMAWRKDKKSRLGYDIATLALAAVFAARFVVQRWLYDEDLTGWLAFAKIAMGYPLYGLALLVVVWAVRRSDRRLAELAAADPVETDEEIEARLRVKYGQPPTGA
- a CDS encoding class I SAM-dependent RNA methyltransferase; translated protein: MSLDWTGRTLELTVGAVAHGGHCVARVDGRVVFVRHALPGERVLAEVTEDTGKSFCRADAVRVLTPSPDRVEPPCPVAGPGLCGGCDWQHATGRAQRELKARVVEEQLSRLAGLDLPVTVEELPGGLLRWRTRVRFVADAEGRAGLRAHRSHRVVPLADCPITVRGAVDAVLPERWPAGDEIEATEDADGEVHVRRLPGRGKRPERRRGGVAVQRAAGRDWRLAAHGFWQVHPEAADTFARVVGEWAQASPGARAWDLYAGVGLFAAVLAEQVGPSGRVLAVESGRRAVSDGKANLADLRQVSWRCGQVEHVLRDRRDSPEVVVLDPPRKGAGRQVVERIAAAGPERVVYVACDPAALARDVATFAGRGYRLARLRAFDAFPMTHHVECVALLERVGTGD
- a CDS encoding alpha/beta fold hydrolase, which codes for MPTRTAVLLPGTGSDETFVHAVFTRPLAALGIAVTAPPPPPGEAVVSGYLALLDRIADATNGPLLVGGVSLGAHLATAWALRNAHRCAGVLAALPAWHGPGETAPAAVAATASAELIERHGLETALSLTTRDVAPWLAEELTRAWRRHGPGLAASLRAAAGHPAPELSALRTLDVPVGIATCVDDPVHPSEVAGAWAGALPHSAVVETTLAALGADRESLGRAATLAWLRAWSRRWSRSTRSPRRNRPTRPC